Proteins encoded within one genomic window of Acinetobacter sp. YWS30-1:
- a CDS encoding cell division protein FtsQ/DivIB — protein MAQLPATMRRKRAAITSIHDKPPTRKEKLTNLGGWALLCVALVVLAFGIFGLYKVMTDAQVAELKVAGTRSAAEERQVMQYVSPIVTENYFTSDLESIRDRALELSWVDRVVVSRAWPDKIHVRVMPHHAIARWGTGRLLSDSGIIFTEVSPKDYSALPLLHGPSTHANTMMRRYNEINQLFLPQGIRLKELYLTERMTWFMQFDSGLRVIVDKDQTMSKLQRLSHLSYSELKPVWSKISAIDLRYRNGLAIQWKNSIPPKIVNGQFIVTINDTGVENNVTVKP, from the coding sequence ATGGCTCAACTCCCAGCAACCATGCGCCGTAAACGTGCTGCGATTACCTCAATTCACGACAAGCCGCCGACACGCAAAGAAAAACTGACCAACCTGGGTGGTTGGGCCTTGTTGTGTGTCGCGCTGGTGGTGCTGGCTTTTGGGATTTTTGGCCTGTATAAGGTGATGACGGATGCTCAGGTAGCAGAGCTGAAAGTGGCAGGAACGCGTTCAGCAGCTGAAGAGCGCCAGGTCATGCAGTACGTTTCACCGATTGTGACTGAAAACTATTTCACTTCGGACCTGGAATCGATTCGTGACCGCGCACTGGAATTGTCCTGGGTGGACCGTGTCGTAGTGTCTCGTGCCTGGCCAGACAAGATTCATGTCCGGGTGATGCCGCATCATGCTATTGCACGATGGGGTACAGGACGACTGCTAAGTGATAGTGGCATTATTTTCACTGAAGTCAGTCCTAAAGATTATTCAGCTTTACCGTTGCTGCATGGACCCTCTACTCATGCAAATACCATGATGCGACGTTATAATGAAATCAACCAGTTATTTTTACCACAAGGTATTCGTTTAAAAGAATTATATTTAACTGAACGAATGACGTGGTTTATGCAGTTTGATTCAGGTTTGCGTGTGATTGTCGATAAAGACCAGACCATGAGCAAGTTGCAACGTTTGAGTCATCTGTCCTATAGCGAACTAAAACCGGTATGGTCAAAAATTTCAGCGATTGACCTGCGTTATCGTAATGGATTGGCGATTCAATGGAAAAATTCAATTCCGCCTAAAATTGTAAATGGTCAATTTATTGTAACCATTAATGACACGGGCGTTGAGAATAATGTAACAGTAAAGCCATAA